One Oryza brachyantha chromosome 3, ObraRS2, whole genome shotgun sequence DNA segment encodes these proteins:
- the LOC102717325 gene encoding transcription factor bHLH96 — MALEAVVFPQGHFGYGCGRDSPAYGMPWCDVLGGGGGGGFGEFCGVDEWDDQLRVASVDEWDVVSKDHSDASTEGKAPAPAPERAAPVAAGRRKRRRTKVIKNKEEIECQRMTHIAVERNRRRQMNEYLAVLRSLMPPSYAQRGDQASIVGGAINYVKELEQLLQSLEVQKSLKNRTAGMDAGEDSPFSGFFSFPQYCTSSRSGCSSASAGSSGNASSVVMDDTAGSAERVRPAAIADIEVTMVEGHASLKVLARRRPKQLLKLVVGLQQLRIPPLHLNVTTVDAMVLYSFSLKVEDDSKLGSVEDIATAVHEILGSIQQQEAVLPIS; from the exons ATGGCGTTGGAGGCCGTCGTGTTCCCGCAGGGCCATTTCGGCTACGGCTGCGGCAGGGACTCGCCGGCATACGGGATGCCGTGGTGCGACGttctgggcggcggcggcggcggcggctttggTGAGTTCTGCGGCGTCGACGAGTGGGATGACCAGCTGCGTGTCGCCTCGGTGGATGAGTGGGACGTGGTGTCCAAGGATCACTCGGATGCTTCCACGGAGGGcaaggcgccggcgccggctcccGAGCGGGCTGCGCCGGTGGCCGCCGGGAGGAGGAAACGGAGGCGGACGAAGGTCATCAAGAACAAGGAGGAGATCGAGTGCCAGCGGATGACCCACATTGCCGTCGagcgcaaccgccgccgccagatgAACGAGTACCTCGCCGTGCTCCGCTCCCTCATGCCGCCGTCCTACGCTCAGAGG GGTGATCAAGCATCGATTGTTGGAGGAGCAATCAACTACGTGAAGGAGCTCGAGCAGCTCCTGCAGTCGCTGGAAGTCCAAAAGAGCCTCAAGAACCGTACCGCCGGGAtggacgccggcgaggactCCCCTTTCTCCGGCTTCTTCAGCTTCCCACAGTACTGCACCTCGTCTCGCAGTGGCTGCAGCTCCGCCAGCGCCGGGAGCTCCGGCAATGCAAGCAGCGTCGTCATGGACGACACGGCAGGCTCCGCGGAGAGAGTCCGGCCGGCGGCCATCGCCGACATCGAGGTGACCATGGTGGAAGGGCACGCGAGCCTCAAGGtgctggcgcggcggcggcctaaGCAGCTGCTGAAACTGGTCGTCGGCCTGCAGCAGCTGCGCATCCCGCCGCTGCATCTCAACGTGACCACCGTCGACGCCATGGTCCTCTACTCCTTCAGCCTCaag GTGGAGGATGACTCCAAGCTGGGCTCTGTGGAGGACATTGCCACCGCTGTGCATGAGATCCTGGGCAGCATCCAGCAGCAGGAGGCCGTCCTCCCCATCAGCTGA